A region of Coccinella septempunctata chromosome 5, icCocSept1.1, whole genome shotgun sequence DNA encodes the following proteins:
- the LOC123313899 gene encoding pleckstrin homology domain-containing family A member 8, protein MSVSNGFLPSEDSSTVFTELKETFPLYDTEKLRTVELMEGSQGVVKVIERFGKVFAPVVFDMNRNIDKINSKYRTDETNFEFIEDMVLSEKENDGVVVTDALQWLRRALHFVSRLFHHILDNHDNGSITSDLTPMLKRAYSETLEPYHGWLGTQLFNVMSRFAPTIHCLYYTLALDKHNKVEHVIRDMRVLTDKIDGCVEKLRKFYEDNNLETYYRA, encoded by the exons ATGTCTGTTTCAAATGGGTTTTTACCATCTGAGGACAGCTCTACTGTTTTCACTGAATTGAAGGAAACATTTCCTTTGTACGATACCGAAAAATTAAGAACTGTAGAGCTGATGGAAGGTTCGCAGGGAGTTGTGAAAGTTATAG AGCGTTTCGGGAAAGTATTTGCACCGGTTGTATTTGACATGAATAGAAATATCGAC AAAATAAATTCTAAATACAGAACAGATGAGACGAATTTCGAATTTATAGAAGATATGGTGTTATCAGAAAAGGAGAATGATGGTGTGGTTGTTACTGATGCTTTACAGTGGTTGAGACG TGCCTTGCATTTCGTATCAAGGTTGTTCCATCATATCTTGGACAACCATGACAATGGTTCAATTACTTCGGACTTAACACCAATGCTGAAAAGGGCATATTCTGAAACATTAGAACCATACCACGGATGGTTAGGTACTCAATTATTCAAT GTGATGTCAAGATTTGCCCCAACAATTCACTGCCTTTATTACACCCTTGCTTTAGACAAACACAACAAAGTTGAGCATGTTATAAGAGACATGAGGGTTCTCACTGACAAGATTGATGGCTGTGTTGAAAAGCTCAGAAAGTTTTACGAGGATAACAACCTTGAAACATATTATAGAGCATGA